One region of Mycolicibacterium insubricum genomic DNA includes:
- a CDS encoding heavy metal-binding domain-containing protein encodes MSAAGRIAAFGAALTVAFAGAYAAGAAFVPDGTAASWQARSEHSDAHGPHTDGTHTDGTPAGLSLSRDGYLLAPVQAPGTPGVDGRLSFTVLGPSGAPLRDYASTHDRDMHLMVVRTDGSGFRHVHPQLDRDTGVWSLPWRWERAGTYRVFTDFQPEDTKDAPALTLSRTVEVAGAMSPTEPGPVRNASEVDGYTVTLTGDLTAGATAPLTAEFSRGGEPVTELSPYLGAFGHLVALREGDLAFLHVHPTGAEPAPGSRGGPAISFAAQAPTSGRYLLYLDFQVDGRVHTATFVVDAAAAPRNVSAENP; translated from the coding sequence ATGAGCGCGGCGGGACGCATCGCGGCCTTCGGCGCAGCGCTGACGGTCGCGTTCGCCGGCGCATACGCCGCGGGCGCTGCATTCGTCCCGGACGGCACGGCCGCCTCGTGGCAGGCCCGCAGCGAGCACTCCGACGCACACGGGCCCCACACGGACGGGACCCACACGGACGGGACCCCGGCGGGCCTGTCACTGAGCCGGGACGGATACCTGTTGGCCCCCGTGCAGGCGCCCGGGACTCCCGGCGTCGACGGGCGATTGAGTTTCACCGTCCTCGGACCGAGCGGCGCGCCGCTGCGGGACTACGCAAGCACCCACGACCGCGATATGCATCTCATGGTGGTCCGTACCGACGGCTCGGGGTTCCGCCACGTTCACCCGCAGCTGGATCGGGACACCGGCGTGTGGTCGTTGCCGTGGCGGTGGGAACGGGCCGGAACCTATCGAGTCTTCACCGATTTCCAGCCGGAGGACACGAAAGACGCTCCCGCGCTGACCTTATCGAGAACCGTCGAAGTCGCCGGCGCGATGTCGCCGACCGAGCCCGGCCCGGTTCGCAACGCCTCTGAGGTCGACGGCTACACGGTCACCCTGACCGGCGACCTCACCGCCGGCGCCACCGCGCCGTTGACCGCCGAGTTCTCCCGCGGTGGTGAACCGGTCACCGAGTTGTCGCCCTACCTGGGCGCATTCGGGCACCTCGTCGCCCTGAGGGAGGGCGATCTGGCCTTCCTGCACGTGCACCCCACCGGCGCCGAGCCGGCCCCCGGTAGTCGTGGCGGGCCCGCGATTTCCTTTGCCGCGCAGGCCCCGACGTCCGGCCGGTACCTGCTGTACCTGGACTTCCAGGTCGACGGCCGGGTGCACACCGCGACATTCGTCGTCGACGCCGCCGCCGCGCCAAGGAATGTGAGCGCCGAGAACCCATGA
- a CDS encoding aspartate aminotransferase family protein, giving the protein MTSTSGAALPSGQDLDNAIAEGRRAYQLDRAHVFHSWSAQAQINPMTILAAEGSYVWDGDGNKLLDFSSQLVNTNIGHQHPKVVAAIAEQAAKLCTVAPQYVNAARSECARLVAERTPGDLNHVFFTNAGADAVEHAVRMARLHTGRYKVLARYRGYHGGTDTAVNLTGDPRRFASDRGAAGVVHFNGPFLYRSSFYAETPEQESQRALEYLDRLVQMEGPDTIAAIILESVPGTAGIMVPPPGYMAGVREICDRHGIMFIADEVMAGFGRTGKWFAIDNFNVVPDLITFAKGINSGYVPLGGVALSDAIYKTFADRPYPGGLTYSGHPLATAAAVATINAMEDEGMVTNAARIGEQVLGPGLAELATRHPSVGEVRGLGVFWAIELVTNGETREPLAPYGGTSPAMNAVVAACKAGGMLPFANYNRIHAVPPCNVSDDEVAEGLRILDDALTVADGYTV; this is encoded by the coding sequence ATGACCTCTACCTCCGGCGCCGCGCTGCCCTCCGGTCAAGATCTCGACAACGCCATCGCCGAGGGACGGCGCGCCTACCAGCTGGACCGCGCGCACGTCTTCCACTCCTGGTCGGCGCAGGCGCAGATCAACCCGATGACCATTCTGGCCGCCGAGGGCTCCTATGTCTGGGACGGCGACGGCAACAAGCTGCTCGACTTCTCCAGCCAGCTGGTCAACACCAACATCGGTCATCAGCACCCGAAAGTGGTCGCCGCCATCGCCGAGCAGGCGGCCAAGCTGTGCACGGTGGCACCGCAGTACGTCAACGCCGCCCGCTCCGAGTGCGCCCGGCTGGTCGCCGAGCGCACCCCGGGCGACCTGAACCACGTGTTCTTCACCAACGCCGGCGCCGACGCCGTCGAGCACGCCGTGCGGATGGCCCGGCTGCACACCGGCCGCTACAAGGTGCTGGCCCGCTACCGCGGCTATCACGGCGGTACCGATACGGCGGTCAACCTGACCGGTGACCCGCGCCGGTTCGCCAGCGACCGCGGTGCCGCGGGCGTCGTGCATTTCAACGGCCCGTTCCTCTACCGGTCGTCGTTCTACGCCGAGACCCCCGAGCAGGAATCGCAGCGGGCCCTGGAGTACCTCGACCGGCTGGTGCAGATGGAGGGCCCGGACACCATCGCCGCCATCATCCTGGAATCGGTGCCGGGTACCGCCGGCATCATGGTTCCTCCGCCCGGCTATATGGCCGGGGTCCGGGAGATCTGCGACCGCCACGGCATCATGTTCATCGCTGACGAGGTGATGGCCGGTTTCGGCCGCACCGGCAAATGGTTCGCGATCGACAACTTCAACGTCGTCCCGGACCTGATCACCTTCGCCAAGGGCATCAACTCCGGCTATGTGCCTCTGGGTGGGGTGGCCCTCAGCGACGCCATCTACAAGACCTTCGCCGATCGCCCCTACCCGGGCGGGCTGACCTACTCTGGTCATCCGCTGGCCACGGCGGCCGCGGTGGCCACCATCAACGCGATGGAGGACGAGGGCATGGTCACCAACGCCGCCCGAATCGGCGAGCAGGTGCTCGGTCCCGGCCTGGCCGAGCTGGCCACCCGCCACCCGTCGGTCGGCGAGGTCCGCGGCCTTGGTGTGTTCTGGGCGATCGAGCTGGTCACCAACGGGGAGACCCGGGAACCGTTGGCGCCCTACGGCGGTACCAGTCCGGCGATGAACGCCGTGGTCGCCGCCTGCAAGGCCGGCGGCATGCTGCCGTTCGCCAACTACAACCGCATTCACGCCGTGCCGCCGTGCAACGTCTCCGACGACGAGGTCGCCGAGGGCCTGCGCATCCTCGACGACGCACTGACCGTCGCCGACGGCTACACGGTCTGA